The window CACTATCGAGCCGTCCCCGCGATCTCAAGGCCTACTGCGTTTTTCGGCTGGATCGTTCAACACTTTCGGTGAGACGCTGCAAGCCACCGGCACCGACGAGCGTCTCGGCTACGCGCTCTCGTACCATCGCTACACCAGCTCCGGCGAAGTGAACAACTACGATGTCACCGACGACGCCACCGGCCTCGTCGACACGCTTGGCAGTAACATCGCTGCCACCACCACGCTTGCGAAGCTTCGCTATGCGCTCGGCATCGGCGATGGCTTCATCGAAGCCACCTATCGCAATACCACCGCATTCCGCAATCTTTCGGCGCCGCTTGCCACGCCCGACAACCCGAACATCACAAATCCGTTCGCGTTCTTCACCGTGATCCCCGATGCGTCCACGGCGAACATCTCGCCGTCGCTCGGCCTCGACGTGCAGGTGCCGCTCGGCGCGCACGACGCAAGCGGCCAGGCGCCGGCCACGCTCATCGCGCGCCACGAAGACACCGTGAACTCGCAAACGGTGCCCACCGATGTCGAAGCGCTCGGCAACCCATATCTTTTCAACGCGCGCGACCACATATACGACGACAGCGCCACCTATCAACGCACGCTTGAAAACGGCACGCTTACATTCGGATATGACGTGCGCCGCGAGACGCTGACCGCGCCGTTTGCGCTCGTGCCGGGTCCGCCGTCACAAACGCAGACCGGCCGCTCGTGGGTCGGCCGCTACGAATGGCGCGCAACGCCAAAGCTCAACTTCACGGTCGGCACGTATCTGAGCAGCTTCGACACGTTCGGCCAGTCGGTCGATCCGCGACTCGCCGCCGTTTGGACGCCCACCGCAGACTCCGTCGTCCGCGCATCGATTGGCACCGCGTTTCGAGCGCCCCTGCTCGCTGAGCGCGTGTTCAATCCAAACCTGACGGCCGAGCGCACCACCGAATATGAACTCGGCTACGAGCGGCGCTTGGGCGACGATCCGCTCGCGGCACACGCAGTGCTCAACGTCTATCGCACCAATCTGCGCGATCCGATCTTCTTCACGACCGATGCGAGCGGCGCGCTCCTGTTCCTGAAGAACCTCGGCGACGTCGTCTATCAGGGTGTGGAACTTCGCCTGGACAAGCCGCTCACCCAGAAGGTCACGCTTAGCGCCGCGTATGGCGTGAGCATCGCCTATCCCATCAACAATCCGTTCGCGTTCGATCCGGCAGCGCCCAACGTGGTCGCAGGCGAACAATTCCAAGGCATCCCGCCCCAAAAAGCGCAGCTCACGCTTACCGGTCGCGCATCAAGCGGGTTCGGCTACTTTTTGGACGGTGCATACGAAAGTTCAAACAACGAGTTGAACCGGCCGGCGTACTCCACGTTTGGCGCGGGCCTTACCAAGACGATGGGGCGTATGCAAGTCACCCTTGCGGGCCGCAACCTCACCAATCAATACGACGATCTGTTCACGCTGCCGGGCGCCGGCACGCCGTATCCCACCCCGACCGGACCATCGCCGACCGATGCGTTCTCACTGCAAGGACGCGGCGTCACGTTGACGCTCACGCAGAAATACTAAAGAGGGCGCTGGCGCGGCGGGCATTCTCGTTCGCCGCGCCAAACGACTATGCCGAGTTCGATCGGGGTAGCGTGAAGACAATCGGATTGGTCGGAGTCGGCACGATGGGCGCGCCCATGGGCGAAAGCCTCATGCGGGCCGGTTTTGCGTTGCGCGTCTGCGCTCACCGGCGGCGAGACCGCGTCGAAAAGCTGGTGGCAGCGGGAGCCGTTGAAGTGGCCGATCCGGCGGCGGTGGCGGCCGGTTGCGATGCATTGATCACCATGGTGCCCGACTCACCGCAAGTTGAAGAAGCGCTGTTCGGCGCTCGCGGCGCCGCACTCGGATTACGCGCCGGCTCCTACGTCATCGACATGTCGACCATATCACCGGTCGCCTCGCGCGGCTTCCATGCGCGTTTAGCATCGCAAGGTGTCGCCATGCTCGATGCGCCGGTATCGGGCGGGCCGGCGCGAGCCGCCGCTGGAACGCTTGCGATCATGGTTGGTGGATCACCAGAAGCGTTCGCCGCGTGCGAGCCGCTGTTGCGGGCGCTTGGCACGCCCACACTTGTCGGCGGCGCGGGCATGGGCGAGACCGTCAAGCTCGTGAATCAGATCATCATCTCATCGGTGATGGTGGCGAACGTCGAGGGGCTCGTCTTTGCGAAGAAGGCCGGCGCCGACATCGAGCTCGTTCGCCAGGTCATCGGATCGGCGACCGGTTCGAACTACATCTTGGACAAGTGGCTGCCGCAGACGTGGTTCACCGGTTCGCATAAGGGCGGCTTCGCGCTTGATCTTCTGCGCAAGGATCTCAACGCCGCGCTCGACGCTGCGAAGGCGATGGGCGTGCCGATGCCGCTTTCGGAGCGCGCAGCCGAGAGCTTTCGCGCGGCGTCGGAAGACGGATATGGCGGCGAGGATTACAGCGCTGTGGCCGAACCGTACGAACGCGCGGCCGGCGTCCGGGTTGCCGAGCCGTAGGAGGGCAAGCAACGCTTGCCCAGAAAAAAAATGGGTGAGCGTTGCTCACCCTCCTACAGGACGACTGGGCACGCGATGCTTGCCCTCCTACGGGAGACCCGTTAGCCGGCGAAGCCCTTCATCGACGTTGCAAACGGCGGCCTTCGGGCGGTGCCGATGCATTTCGTCGCGTCGAGCGCCTTGGCGTCGCGCGTGAGGACGAAACGCACGAGCAACGCGTCCGCGCATGGCAGCTCAGAGTCGTGCGACGCGTTCGGGATGATGATCTGCCGGCCGTTGGGCATGAACGCGAGCGCCTTGGTTGCGTAGCTCGGCGGCGTTGTGGGATCGTCCGCACCGGAGATCATCAGGACGGGCGCTGTCGTATGCACCGGTTCTTGAAATGCCGCCGGTGCGGGCCGAACATTCCAAATCGCGCACGCATGCTGCTGCGCTCGAACGCGCGTGTCACCCTGGAACGATCCCGCGCTTGTACTTGCGATATCTTCGGGTGTGATGAAGGGTATGTCTTCGGCGCACGTGACCGAAAGGTTCAAGCCGATGTCGAGGCCGCGGCCGTAGTTGTCGGTGGCAAATTCCACGATCTGCGCGAGCGGGCCGTAGTCGCGCTGGTAGGCGCGTTCTGTGACATATGGCACGTAGCTTGCCGAGAATTCGGAGTACATGGCCTGACGAATCCGATCCGCGAACACTTCTTTGGTGAGCGAGACCGTGACTTTGGTCTTCGTGACCGCATTTAGAACGGTCATGCGCAGCGGTCCGCCGTCGATGCGATGGACCAAAGCCGCGAAGTGAGCGCGAAAATCCGGGAACTGTCCGTGGCACGTCTGGTCGGCCTCACAGGCGGTGGCGAGATTCTCAAACGCGCGTTGCGCGCCGCCGGCGTCCTCGAGCGGGATTATGAGGTAGTGCGGCGGCGCAACGCCCTGCAGAACGATGCTTTCGACCCGGTCCGGGTGGCGCCGCGCATAGTCCAAAAAGAATTCCGTGCCATAAGAATCGCCGTCGAGCACGATCTTCGGGTAGCCGAGCGCATTACGGACGTCGTCGAGATCGTCCGCGGCGGTGTCGGTGCCGTACTGATTCAGATCGGTGTTCGCGATCAAGCGGTCGCGACACGCTTGGAGCTGCGCATCGGGAATCAATTGACGGTAGTACGCTTCCGGGTGGGCCGGCGGATAGAGATCGCACTGGAACGGATGCGACGAACCCGTACCGCGATTATCGACGAAGACCACGTTATAACGGTCGCGCAAGCTCATGAGTTCGTTCTGTAGAAATCCGTCCACGATGAACGGAGCGTACAGCGTCGCGCTTGCGCCGGGACCGCCCGGATTCCAAAAGATGGCCTGGTCGGTCTTATGCTCGGCCGGCAGAACGACCATATTGAGTTTGATCATCCAGCCGGATCGCGCTTCGCGATCCGCGTAGACGGTGAACGTTCCGCACTGCGCGGACAGATGCACTTTGCCCATCGGGCACGGATGCATCGCGAGGTGGTCGGGTTGCGGCTCGGCAAGCGATGCTCGACCTGAGCCAAGAACACACGCCATAACGGCAAAGGCGATCAGGATGTTCGTCCAGCGCATCCGCGGACATTGGTCACCGGGCGATGCGTTGCCTTCGGCGCTCACTCCACCGCGGGCGTGCGTTGCTCTACCGCGGCGTCGAGATCGTGATAACGCCAACAGCGGAGTCGAAAAACCTCACCACGATAGCCGACCCGAGCAGCAGTGAACCGATGATCGCGGCGGCCACGCGCACAGCCAATACACGTTGAGCAATGGAATGAGATGAGAGTACACGGCTTCAGCCGGCTTGATCGAATAGTCGCCAAATGTGACTTCGCCCATTATCTTGTGAAAACGGTAGATTCACATCAGATAGTAGACAAACGTGACGATATCTGCGGTCCAGAAATACCACGACGAGGCGGTGTCCCTTGAAGCGTCGACAACCTCAGCAACCAATATAAGCACGCACGGCGCGAATCCGACCCAAATCGGAAATGGCCTAGCATGATGAATGCCGGCGGCGACTTGCAGAGCAGGCTAGCCATCCAACGGAGGCCGAGGGGGTGTCCTGCGCCGGTCGACTAAATCCATCGAGTGATGACATTTGCGACGCTAGACGGCCCGCGGACCTTGAGTTGGCACGAACAGCCGCCGCCCGCCCTTGCGCCGGGCGAGGTCTTGGTGCGCATTCGCGCGGCGCTGACGTGCGGCACCGATCTCAAGACCTATAGGCGCGGCCATCCGAAGCTCGCGTACGGTCCGTTCGGCCATGAAGCGGCGGGCGATATCGAAGCCGTCGCCGCGGGCGTCACCGAATTCTCGCCCGGCGATGCCGTGATGTGGGTTCAGACCGCACCGTGCGGCGCCTGCGAAGCGTGCCGGCACGGCAACGAGAATCTGTGC of the Candidatus Eremiobacteraceae bacterium genome contains:
- a CDS encoding TonB-dependent receptor, with the protein product MKNASILSFFMLLALAASPAFAADTGAVRGVVVDVGGVPIPAAAITLASKANVYHATSDVQGSYAIDDVASGSYDLIASATKFRTLSNRVVGVSVGQTAVVDVVLARIDLGAMTALGTVTVNGRQALSTASAPSVDLDPQDLAGQGIENLSDILSEQIALTMTRPAGGAPGLPQSAALRGPDPSETVIDVDGHQVNNSNSGDFDLSLLDPSEFQNVQVVYGIGPSALVGANTQGGAINFRTIEPSPRSQGLLRFSAGSFNTFGETLQATGTDERLGYALSYHRYTSSGEVNNYDVTDDATGLVDTLGSNIAATTTLAKLRYALGIGDGFIEATYRNTTAFRNLSAPLATPDNPNITNPFAFFTVIPDASTANISPSLGLDVQVPLGAHDASGQAPATLIARHEDTVNSQTVPTDVEALGNPYLFNARDHIYDDSATYQRTLENGTLTFGYDVRRETLTAPFALVPGPPSQTQTGRSWVGRYEWRATPKLNFTVGTYLSSFDTFGQSVDPRLAAVWTPTADSVVRASIGTAFRAPLLAERVFNPNLTAERTTEYELGYERRLGDDPLAAHAVLNVYRTNLRDPIFFTTDASGALLFLKNLGDVVYQGVELRLDKPLTQKVTLSAAYGVSIAYPINNPFAFDPAAPNVVAGEQFQGIPPQKAQLTLTGRASSGFGYFLDGAYESSNNELNRPAYSTFGAGLTKTMGRMQVTLAGRNLTNQYDDLFTLPGAGTPYPTPTGPSPTDAFSLQGRGVTLTLTQKY
- a CDS encoding NAD(P)-dependent oxidoreductase, encoding MKTIGLVGVGTMGAPMGESLMRAGFALRVCAHRRRDRVEKLVAAGAVEVADPAAVAAGCDALITMVPDSPQVEEALFGARGAALGLRAGSYVIDMSTISPVASRGFHARLASQGVAMLDAPVSGGPARAAAGTLAIMVGGSPEAFAACEPLLRALGTPTLVGGAGMGETVKLVNQIIISSVMVANVEGLVFAKKAGADIELVRQVIGSATGSNYILDKWLPQTWFTGSHKGGFALDLLRKDLNAALDAAKAMGVPMPLSERAAESFRAASEDGYGGEDYSAVAEPYERAAGVRVAEP
- a CDS encoding alpha/beta hydrolase translates to MSAEGNASPGDQCPRMRWTNILIAFAVMACVLGSGRASLAEPQPDHLAMHPCPMGKVHLSAQCGTFTVYADREARSGWMIKLNMVVLPAEHKTDQAIFWNPGGPGASATLYAPFIVDGFLQNELMSLRDRYNVVFVDNRGTGSSHPFQCDLYPPAHPEAYYRQLIPDAQLQACRDRLIANTDLNQYGTDTAADDLDDVRNALGYPKIVLDGDSYGTEFFLDYARRHPDRVESIVLQGVAPPHYLIIPLEDAGGAQRAFENLATACEADQTCHGQFPDFRAHFAALVHRIDGGPLRMTVLNAVTKTKVTVSLTKEVFADRIRQAMYSEFSASYVPYVTERAYQRDYGPLAQIVEFATDNYGRGLDIGLNLSVTCAEDIPFITPEDIASTSAGSFQGDTRVRAQQHACAIWNVRPAPAAFQEPVHTTAPVLMISGADDPTTPPSYATKALAFMPNGRQIIIPNASHDSELPCADALLVRFVLTRDAKALDATKCIGTARRPPFATSMKGFAG